One genomic region from Haloprofundus salinisoli encodes:
- a CDS encoding YihY/virulence factor BrkB family protein: protein MGLTSTLRTVVRVARDRDITFLAAAFAHYALQSFIPLAILVFVIAASVGEGRVVMQSLGQVSAYISESGRQVLEQALTSSTGRGGASLVSLAFLLWAALKMFRGLSKAFGEVYGSFHSVGFFRRLLDGLLVLGIVLVAIGLMVGAGLLLTFVDLSIPYPVFVTTLALFVLLVLVLLPIYYILPPVSVTFKHVIPGTAVTAGGWLLLQLGFLYYAQNASQYQAYGVLGAVLLFVTWLYLGGVLVLLGAVVNVVLERPTPYAELRAPR from the coding sequence GTGGGACTGACCAGTACGCTCCGAACCGTCGTCCGCGTCGCCCGGGACCGAGATATCACGTTTCTCGCGGCGGCGTTCGCCCACTACGCGCTCCAATCGTTCATCCCGCTCGCGATTCTCGTTTTCGTCATCGCCGCGTCCGTCGGCGAGGGGCGGGTGGTGATGCAGTCGCTCGGCCAGGTGAGCGCGTACATCTCCGAGAGCGGTCGGCAGGTGCTCGAACAGGCACTGACCAGTTCCACGGGGCGCGGGGGAGCGAGTCTCGTCAGTCTCGCGTTTCTCCTCTGGGCCGCGCTGAAGATGTTTCGCGGGCTCTCGAAGGCGTTCGGCGAAGTGTACGGCAGTTTCCACTCCGTCGGGTTCTTCCGACGGTTGCTCGACGGACTGCTCGTCCTCGGCATCGTCCTCGTCGCCATCGGGCTCATGGTCGGTGCGGGCCTGCTCCTCACGTTCGTCGACCTCTCGATTCCGTACCCGGTGTTCGTGACGACGCTCGCGCTGTTCGTCCTGCTCGTTCTCGTCCTGCTGCCGATCTACTACATCCTCCCACCGGTTTCGGTGACGTTCAAACACGTCATCCCCGGTACCGCGGTCACCGCTGGGGGATGGCTGCTGCTCCAGTTGGGGTTTCTGTACTACGCGCAGAACGCCTCCCAGTACCAAGCCTACGGTGTCCTCGGGGCGGTGCTGCTGTTCGTGACGTGGCTCTACCTCGGCGGCGTCCTCGTCCTTCTCGGTGCGGTAGTCAACGTCGTTCTCGAACGTCCGACGCCGTACGCGGAACTCCGTGCACCGCGCTGA
- a CDS encoding cupin domain-containing protein, whose translation MDRLSLSDVETTEAVPDVHLAQLAAGEKMSVQHFHIAAGASVPEHDHPHEQTGYITQGTLTFVVGGEEIRVTEGDSYVIPGDEPHSAENRGDEPVRGVDVFSPPRTNPDWQE comes from the coding sequence ATGGACCGACTGTCGCTGTCAGACGTGGAGACGACCGAAGCCGTACCCGACGTGCACCTCGCCCAACTCGCCGCGGGCGAGAAGATGAGCGTCCAGCACTTCCACATCGCCGCGGGCGCGTCGGTGCCCGAACACGACCACCCGCACGAACAGACGGGCTACATCACGCAGGGGACGCTCACGTTCGTGGTCGGCGGTGAGGAGATTCGCGTCACCGAGGGCGACTCCTACGTCATCCCCGGCGACGAACCCCACAGCGCCGAGAACCGCGGCGACGAACCCGTCCGCGGCGTCGACGTCTTCAGTCCGCCTCGAACGAACCCCGACTGGCAGGAGTAG
- the icd gene encoding isocitrate dehydrogenase (NADP(+)) has protein sequence MSYDKVEVPEEGQKITVADEETGELDVPENPIIPIIHGDGIGTDVGPAAQKVLDAAAEATGRSIAWMRVYAGESAREKYDENLPDDTVEAIKEFNVAIKGPLTTPVGSGFRSLNVALRQKLDLYANVRPTYHIDGVPSPVKSPEKMDMVTFRENTEDVYAGIEWEAGTDDVEKVRDFVEDEMGATGVIHDGPVGIGIKPITEFGSKRLVREAIDYAIENDRPSVTLVHKGNIMKFTEAAFRDWGYEVAEEEYDETITEDELWEEYDGERPEDKIVVKDRIADNMLQQLLTRTDQYDVIATMNLNGDYMSDAAGAQIGGLGIAPGANFGTARCLAEPVHGSAPKYAGQDKVNPTAMILSGRLMLEYMGWKDAGQLVKDAVEETISSGDVTYDLHRQIEGGNKLATSEFADKVVENIEKLS, from the coding sequence ATGAGCTACGACAAAGTCGAGGTCCCCGAGGAGGGGCAGAAGATCACGGTCGCCGACGAGGAGACCGGCGAACTCGACGTTCCGGAGAACCCCATTATCCCCATCATCCACGGGGACGGAATCGGTACGGACGTCGGTCCCGCCGCGCAGAAGGTGCTCGACGCCGCCGCGGAGGCGACGGGCCGCTCCATCGCCTGGATGCGCGTCTACGCCGGCGAGTCCGCCCGCGAGAAGTACGACGAGAACCTCCCCGACGACACCGTTGAGGCCATCAAGGAGTTCAACGTCGCCATCAAGGGCCCGCTGACGACGCCCGTCGGCTCGGGCTTCCGCTCGCTCAACGTCGCGCTCCGCCAGAAGCTCGACCTCTACGCGAACGTCCGCCCGACCTACCACATCGACGGCGTCCCGTCGCCGGTCAAGAGTCCCGAGAAGATGGACATGGTCACGTTCCGTGAGAACACCGAGGACGTCTACGCCGGCATCGAGTGGGAAGCCGGCACCGACGACGTCGAGAAGGTCCGCGACTTCGTCGAAGACGAGATGGGCGCTACCGGCGTCATCCACGACGGCCCGGTCGGTATCGGTATCAAGCCAATCACCGAGTTCGGCTCGAAGCGCCTCGTCCGCGAGGCCATCGACTACGCCATCGAGAACGACCGCCCGTCGGTGACGCTCGTCCACAAGGGCAACATCATGAAGTTCACCGAGGCGGCGTTCCGCGACTGGGGCTACGAGGTCGCAGAAGAGGAGTACGACGAGACCATCACCGAGGACGAACTCTGGGAGGAGTACGACGGTGAGCGTCCCGAGGACAAGATCGTCGTCAAGGACCGCATCGCCGACAACATGCTCCAGCAGCTCCTCACTCGAACGGACCAGTACGACGTCATCGCCACGATGAACCTCAACGGCGACTACATGTCCGACGCCGCCGGCGCGCAGATCGGTGGCCTCGGCATCGCGCCGGGCGCGAACTTCGGCACCGCCCGTTGTCTCGCCGAGCCGGTCCACGGCAGCGCGCCGAAGTACGCCGGTCAGGACAAGGTCAACCCGACCGCGATGATTCTCTCCGGTCGCCTGATGCTCGAGTACATGGGCTGGAAGGACGCCGGTCAGCTGGTCAAGGACGCCGTCGAGGAGACCATCTCCTCGGGCGACGTCACCTACGACCTCCACCGCCAGATCGAGGGCGGCAACAAACTCGCCACGAGCGAGTTCGCCGACAAGGTCGTCGAGAACATCGAAAAGCTCTCGTAG
- a CDS encoding mechanosensitive ion channel family protein has translation MSTIDTDARTDSEHTTNAAFVPFVPLFIALQLGIPEFLQDTVSSIVAFVPRLIGALAILLIGWVVGRVVARVVREVVDRAEIDRMALRTPVGGALGGTEQAVSGTLGKLAAYYVYLLAVLAAANALAITLLSQWISTAVSYLPAFLAGLLVIVLGFIVADFIARVVQQSSTATETRYSGVLADGVRLFLYFSVLVIGLDTMGFSVRVLYIVAQAVAYGLGAAIAIGVGLALGFGARGWVADNIDNWAGRASRGSPEFSDSTVSSDDD, from the coding sequence ATGTCCACGATAGACACCGATGCACGTACCGACTCAGAACACACGACGAACGCCGCGTTCGTACCGTTCGTCCCGTTATTCATCGCCCTGCAGCTCGGTATCCCGGAGTTCCTCCAGGATACCGTCTCGTCGATCGTCGCGTTCGTCCCGCGGTTGATCGGCGCGTTGGCCATCCTCCTCATCGGGTGGGTCGTCGGACGCGTCGTCGCGCGTGTCGTCCGCGAGGTCGTCGATAGGGCCGAGATCGATCGGATGGCGCTCAGAACGCCCGTCGGAGGGGCGTTGGGTGGAACCGAACAGGCGGTCTCCGGTACGCTCGGGAAACTCGCAGCGTACTACGTCTACCTGCTCGCCGTCCTCGCCGCGGCGAACGCGCTCGCCATCACGCTGCTCTCGCAGTGGATATCGACCGCCGTCTCGTACCTGCCGGCGTTCCTCGCGGGACTGCTCGTCATCGTCCTCGGCTTCATCGTCGCGGACTTCATCGCCCGCGTCGTCCAGCAGAGTTCGACGGCGACCGAGACGCGCTACAGCGGGGTCCTGGCCGACGGCGTCCGGCTGTTCCTCTACTTCAGCGTGCTCGTCATCGGCCTCGACACGATGGGATTCAGCGTCCGCGTCCTCTACATCGTCGCGCAGGCCGTCGCCTACGGGCTGGGCGCGGCCATCGCCATCGGCGTCGGCCTCGCGCTCGGGTTCGGCGCTCGCGGGTGGGTCGCCGACAACATCGACAACTGGGCCGGACGCGCCAGTCGCGGCTCGCCGGAGTTCAGCGACAGTACGGTGAGTTCCGACGACGACTGA
- a CDS encoding isoaspartyl peptidase/L-asparaginase — translation MHVIVHGGAGGSPDEPEPRQATLGEAAETGAAQSTPLDAVEEAVKVLESNERFNAGVGGAVQSDGVVRTDAGVMTSDRETGAAASMPGVEHAVSVARVVMEETPHVLVAGDHAVDLAADYGVETGVDLFTEKSRERWADSDAPEGSPTEHLQWLRERFGGHDTVGAVAGDGETFAAATSTGGRWFALAGRVGDVPQIGSGFYCAPAGGASATGAGEDIAKATLSRRAVRHLEEGLDAQAAADRAMAEFGELTGSDAGIIVLDGDGAGSAFNTDGMQTSAATR, via the coding sequence ATGCACGTCATCGTACACGGCGGCGCGGGCGGGAGTCCGGACGAACCCGAACCCCGACAGGCGACGCTCGGCGAAGCGGCCGAAACTGGCGCAGCGCAGTCGACGCCGTTAGACGCCGTCGAGGAGGCGGTGAAGGTTCTCGAATCGAACGAGCGGTTCAACGCGGGTGTCGGCGGCGCGGTCCAGTCCGACGGCGTCGTCCGGACCGACGCGGGCGTGATGACGAGCGACCGCGAGACGGGGGCCGCGGCGAGCATGCCGGGCGTCGAACACGCCGTCTCGGTCGCGCGGGTGGTCATGGAGGAGACGCCGCACGTGCTCGTCGCCGGCGACCACGCCGTCGACCTCGCCGCCGACTACGGCGTCGAGACGGGCGTCGACCTGTTCACCGAGAAGAGTCGCGAGCGCTGGGCCGACAGCGACGCGCCGGAGGGGAGTCCCACGGAACATCTACAGTGGCTCCGCGAGCGGTTCGGCGGTCACGACACCGTGGGAGCCGTCGCCGGCGACGGCGAGACGTTCGCCGCCGCGACGTCGACGGGGGGACGCTGGTTCGCGCTCGCCGGCCGTGTCGGCGACGTTCCGCAGATCGGCTCCGGGTTCTACTGCGCGCCCGCCGGCGGCGCGAGCGCGACCGGCGCGGGCGAAGACATCGCCAAAGCGACGCTCTCGCGGCGGGCGGTGCGTCACCTCGAAGAGGGGTTGGACGCGCAGGCGGCCGCCGACCGCGCGATGGCGGAGTTCGGTGAACTCACCGGTTCCGACGCGGGCATCATCGTCCTCGACGGCGACGGGGCCGGAAGCGCGTTCAACACCGACGGGATGCAGACGAGCGCCGCGACGCGATAG
- the map gene encoding type II methionyl aminopeptidase, producing MSIGHLDDETVEKYREAGDILRTVLDESAELIEPGVTHLEVAEYAESRIAEHDAGCAFPVNISVNEEASHATPARDDDTEFGEDMVCLDVGVHVDGYIADAAVTVDLTGNDELVEASEEALAAALDAIEPGAETGAVGAEIEDVIRGYGYTPILNLSGHGVQQWDAHTGPNIPNRGAERGVELQVGDVVAVEPFATDGSGKVTEGAKEEIYSLENDRSVRNRQARQVLDRVKEHYRTLPFAARWLDVPRAEMAIRRLEQNHILHGYPVLKEDDGCLVSQAEHTVIVTEDGCEITTN from the coding sequence ATGAGCATCGGACATCTCGACGACGAGACGGTCGAAAAGTACCGCGAGGCGGGCGACATCCTCCGAACCGTACTGGACGAGTCCGCGGAGCTGATCGAACCCGGCGTCACGCACCTCGAAGTCGCCGAGTACGCCGAGTCGCGCATCGCCGAACACGACGCTGGCTGCGCATTCCCCGTCAACATCAGCGTCAACGAGGAGGCGTCGCACGCGACGCCCGCCCGCGACGACGACACCGAGTTCGGCGAGGATATGGTCTGTCTGGACGTCGGCGTCCACGTCGACGGCTACATCGCCGACGCCGCCGTCACCGTCGACCTCACGGGCAACGACGAACTCGTCGAAGCGTCCGAGGAGGCGCTCGCCGCCGCACTCGACGCCATCGAACCCGGGGCGGAGACGGGCGCTGTCGGCGCGGAGATAGAGGACGTCATCCGCGGCTACGGCTACACGCCGATTCTCAACCTCTCGGGACACGGCGTCCAGCAGTGGGACGCCCACACGGGGCCGAACATCCCGAATCGCGGGGCGGAACGCGGCGTCGAACTGCAGGTCGGCGACGTGGTCGCCGTCGAACCGTTCGCCACCGACGGTAGCGGGAAGGTGACCGAGGGCGCGAAAGAGGAGATCTACAGCCTCGAAAACGACCGGTCGGTCCGCAACCGACAGGCTCGGCAGGTGCTCGACCGCGTCAAAGAGCACTACCGGACACTCCCCTTCGCGGCCCGATGGCTCGACGTGCCCCGCGCGGAGATGGCGATTCGCCGCCTCGAACAGAACCACATCCTCCACGGCTATCCGGTGCTGAAGGAAGACGACGGCTGTCTCGTCAGTCAGGCCGAACACACGGTCATCGTCACCGAAGACGGCTGCGAGATCACGACGAACTGA
- a CDS encoding HIT family protein, with protein sequence MDRLFAPWRIEWVERESGGDGCPFCTLPADDADRENRIVARSDRCFVLLNNYPYNPGHVMVIPYRHTGEYTDLTDADLFDHARLKQRTFEALRTALGPDAFNAGLNLGGPAGGSIEDHVHTHVVPRWSGDTNFMPVIGDTKVLVEALEDTYDRLHDAFAGQEGATVEGDDAAVRIRFD encoded by the coding sequence ATGGACCGACTGTTCGCGCCGTGGCGCATCGAGTGGGTCGAACGCGAGAGTGGCGGCGATGGCTGCCCGTTCTGCACGCTCCCGGCCGACGACGCAGACAGAGAGAACCGTATCGTCGCCCGGAGCGACCGCTGCTTCGTCCTCCTGAACAACTACCCGTACAACCCGGGTCACGTGATGGTCATCCCCTACCGTCACACCGGGGAGTACACCGACCTCACTGACGCGGACCTGTTCGACCACGCGCGACTCAAACAGCGGACGTTCGAGGCGTTGCGCACTGCGCTCGGCCCGGACGCCTTCAACGCCGGCCTCAACCTCGGCGGCCCCGCCGGCGGCTCCATCGAGGACCACGTCCACACCCACGTCGTTCCCCGGTGGTCCGGCGACACGAACTTCATGCCCGTCATCGGCGACACCAAGGTGCTCGTCGAGGCCCTCGAAGACACCTACGACCGCCTCCACGACGCTTTTGCCGGGCAAGAGGGGGCGACCGTCGAGGGTGACGACGCCGCGGTTCGGATTCGGTTCGACTGA
- a CDS encoding cation diffusion facilitator family transporter, giving the protein MDRQAVVRRVGMVVLAANLALATAKAAVWYTTGSLAVGSEAVNSLSDAVYSFVVLAGLYITTQPPDLDHPHGHERIEPFVSLFVAVGIFAAGAAVLWQAVRSVLTGSYGETVGLAAVGVLAASAVAKYALYRYCRRVGERENSPALVAAALDNRNDILTAGAALVGVLGTRLGAPILDPVAAAVVSLGIGYTGYEIVRDNVNYLVGRAPPEDLRSEIIRRALSHPDVRGAHDVVAHYVGPEIDVSLHIEVEGDMTVREAHDIETDIVVSIREISEVDDVFVHVDPKELGEWKDDDETDRLAGEAGVDGRR; this is encoded by the coding sequence ATGGACCGGCAGGCGGTCGTCAGGCGCGTCGGCATGGTCGTCCTCGCGGCGAACCTCGCGCTCGCCACGGCGAAAGCGGCGGTGTGGTACACCACCGGGAGCCTCGCCGTCGGGTCCGAGGCGGTCAACAGCCTCTCCGACGCCGTCTACAGTTTCGTCGTCCTCGCGGGCCTCTACATCACGACGCAACCGCCGGATCTCGACCACCCGCACGGCCACGAGCGAATCGAGCCCTTCGTCTCGTTGTTCGTCGCCGTCGGCATCTTCGCGGCCGGTGCGGCGGTGTTGTGGCAAGCCGTCCGGTCCGTGCTCACCGGCAGTTACGGCGAGACGGTCGGTCTCGCTGCCGTCGGCGTGCTCGCCGCCAGCGCCGTCGCGAAGTACGCGCTCTACCGATACTGCCGCCGAGTCGGCGAGCGAGAGAACTCGCCCGCGCTCGTCGCCGCCGCCCTCGACAACCGAAACGACATTCTCACCGCCGGTGCGGCGCTCGTAGGCGTGCTCGGTACTCGACTCGGCGCACCGATCCTCGACCCCGTCGCCGCCGCCGTCGTCTCCCTCGGCATCGGCTACACCGGGTACGAAATCGTCCGCGACAACGTGAACTACCTCGTCGGCCGCGCGCCGCCGGAAGACCTCCGAAGCGAGATTATCCGCCGCGCGCTCTCGCATCCGGACGTCCGCGGCGCTCACGACGTAGTTGCACACTACGTCGGCCCCGAGATCGACGTGAGCCTCCATATCGAAGTCGAAGGCGACATGACCGTCCGAGAGGCCCACGACATCGAGACGGACATCGTCGTGTCGATACGGGAGATCTCGGAAGTCGACGACGTGTTCGTCCACGTCGACCCGAAGGAACTCGGCGAGTGGAAAGACGACGACGAGACCGACCGACTGGCCGGAGAGGCCGGCGTCGACGGACGGCGCTGA
- a CDS encoding S26 family signal peptidase: protein MSGTEGGSVVREFFGILAAIFVVSAVLFAVAGVWPPVVAVESASMQPNLDRGDLVFVTDVGRFGGDGIDGDGITTVEEAESTAHERFGRPGDVVVFEEPDRYGAPTLHRAHLWVEAGENWYDRADPAAIPAEADSCEELANCPAPHAGFVTKGDGNQYYDQATGYAEPVRPGRIRAKADVGVPMLGWLRLLVTGVL, encoded by the coding sequence GTGTCAGGAACGGAAGGCGGGTCCGTCGTGCGGGAGTTCTTCGGCATTCTCGCCGCGATTTTCGTCGTCAGCGCGGTGCTCTTCGCCGTCGCCGGCGTCTGGCCGCCGGTCGTCGCCGTCGAGAGTGCGAGCATGCAGCCGAACCTCGACAGAGGTGACCTCGTCTTCGTCACCGACGTGGGTCGCTTCGGCGGCGACGGCATCGACGGGGACGGCATCACGACCGTCGAGGAGGCGGAATCGACCGCCCACGAGCGCTTCGGCCGACCCGGTGACGTGGTCGTCTTCGAGGAACCCGACCGGTACGGCGCGCCGACGCTGCACCGGGCGCATCTGTGGGTCGAAGCCGGCGAGAACTGGTACGACCGCGCCGACCCCGCGGCGATTCCGGCCGAGGCGGATAGCTGTGAGGAACTGGCGAACTGCCCGGCCCCGCACGCCGGGTTCGTCACGAAGGGCGACGGCAACCAGTACTACGACCAAGCGACCGGCTACGCCGAACCGGTTCGACCCGGCCGGATTCGCGCGAAAGCAGACGTCGGCGTCCCGATGCTCGGGTGGCTTCGTCTCCTCGTGACCGGCGTGCTGTAA
- a CDS encoding S26 family signal peptidase, whose translation MASRLLSDVLQPVAVVTAVFLLLVLVSGVWPPMVAIESGSMDPHMQKGDMVVITATDRFSGGSADAAGVVTTDDDGEYRRFVGDGDVIIYNAPNRGTPIIHRARFRVEAGENWYERANQSYLPAGVESCDELRNCPAPHGGYVTMGDANGVYDQAKGIAPVVKEEWVRAKAGLRIPCLGWLRLVAEGSEPLGGVSCG comes from the coding sequence ATGGCTTCTCGCCTCCTCTCCGACGTCCTCCAACCTGTCGCCGTCGTCACGGCGGTGTTTCTCCTCCTCGTGCTGGTGAGCGGCGTGTGGCCGCCGATGGTCGCCATCGAGAGCGGGAGCATGGACCCGCACATGCAGAAAGGCGATATGGTCGTCATCACCGCCACCGACCGGTTTTCGGGGGGAAGCGCGGACGCCGCCGGGGTCGTGACCACCGACGACGACGGCGAGTACCGACGCTTCGTCGGCGACGGCGACGTGATAATCTACAACGCGCCGAACCGCGGGACGCCGATAATCCATCGGGCACGCTTCCGCGTCGAAGCGGGCGAAAACTGGTACGAGCGGGCGAACCAGTCGTATCTCCCCGCCGGTGTCGAGAGCTGCGACGAGCTCCGAAACTGCCCCGCGCCGCACGGCGGCTACGTGACGATGGGTGACGCCAACGGCGTCTACGACCAGGCGAAAGGCATCGCGCCCGTCGTGAAAGAGGAGTGGGTCCGCGCGAAGGCCGGCCTCCGAATCCCCTGTCTCGGGTGGCTTCGCCTCGTCGCCGAGGGCTCGGAACCGCTCGGTGGCGTCTCCTGCGGGTGA
- a CDS encoding tRNA (N(6)-L-threonylcarbamoyladenosine(37)-C(2))-methylthiotransferase, whose protein sequence is MARYHIETYGCTSNRGESRHIEQALRDGGHYPADGPEEADVAILNTCTVVEKTERNMIRRAQELEKETADLIVTGCMALAQGDEFREAGIDAEVLHWDDVPNAAMNGECPTVTPDTQPVLDGQVGILPIARGCMSNCSYCITKFATGRIDSPPVEENVEKARALVHAGATELRVTGQDTGVYGWDKGDRKLAELLDRICDIEGDFRVRVGMANPGGVHGIREELAEVFAENEKLYNFIHLPVQSGSDDVLEDMRRQHRVDKFLDIVETFDERLDYWTLSTDFIVGFPTETDHDHAQSMALFKEIRPEKVNITRFSKRPGTDAAEMKGLGGTLKKERSKAMSELKMDIVGEAYEAMVGTTQEILVVEEGVGDSVKCRDGAYRQIIVQNASEHGVEPGDFLEVEVTGHQTVYAFAEPV, encoded by the coding sequence ATGGCCCGGTACCACATCGAAACCTACGGTTGCACGTCGAATCGGGGTGAGAGCCGCCACATCGAACAGGCGCTGCGCGACGGCGGTCACTACCCCGCCGACGGACCCGAGGAGGCCGACGTGGCCATCCTCAACACCTGCACGGTCGTCGAGAAGACCGAACGCAACATGATTCGCCGGGCCCAGGAGTTAGAGAAGGAGACGGCGGACCTCATCGTCACCGGCTGTATGGCGCTCGCGCAGGGCGACGAGTTCCGCGAAGCCGGCATCGACGCCGAAGTGCTCCACTGGGACGACGTGCCGAACGCGGCGATGAACGGCGAGTGTCCCACTGTCACGCCCGACACCCAACCCGTCCTCGACGGACAGGTCGGCATCCTCCCCATCGCCCGCGGCTGTATGTCGAACTGCTCGTACTGCATCACGAAGTTCGCCACCGGGCGCATCGACTCGCCGCCCGTCGAGGAGAACGTCGAGAAGGCCCGCGCGCTCGTCCACGCCGGGGCGACGGAGCTCCGTGTCACCGGCCAGGACACCGGCGTCTACGGCTGGGACAAGGGCGACCGAAAGCTCGCCGAGCTCTTGGACAGAATCTGCGATATCGAGGGCGACTTCAGAGTTCGCGTCGGGATGGCCAACCCCGGCGGCGTCCACGGCATCCGCGAGGAACTCGCCGAGGTGTTCGCCGAGAACGAGAAGCTGTACAACTTCATCCACCTGCCGGTCCAGTCGGGCAGCGACGACGTACTGGAGGACATGCGTCGACAGCACCGCGTCGACAAGTTCCTCGACATCGTCGAAACGTTCGACGAGAGACTCGACTACTGGACGCTCTCGACGGACTTCATCGTCGGCTTTCCCACCGAGACGGACCACGACCACGCCCAGAGCATGGCGCTGTTCAAAGAGATTCGCCCCGAGAAGGTGAACATCACGCGCTTCTCGAAGCGCCCCGGCACCGACGCCGCGGAGATGAAGGGCCTCGGCGGCACTCTCAAGAAGGAGCGCTCGAAGGCGATGTCCGAGTTGAAGATGGACATCGTCGGCGAGGCGTACGAGGCGATGGTCGGCACTACGCAGGAGATACTCGTCGTCGAGGAGGGCGTCGGTGACTCCGTCAAGTGCCGCGACGGCGCGTACCGTCAGATTATCGTCCAAAATGCTTCTGAACACGGCGTCGAACCCGGCGACTTCTTGGAGGTCGAGGTGACGGGTCACCAGACGGTGTACGCGTTCGCAGAGCCGGTCTGA